One genomic segment of Theobroma cacao cultivar B97-61/B2 chromosome 6, Criollo_cocoa_genome_V2, whole genome shotgun sequence includes these proteins:
- the LOC18596905 gene encoding (E,E)-geranyllinalool synthase yields MELLHVSIQAIVKDVKEEMSLEIDPYSFVSPSAYDTAWLAMINPAADSNQPLSSPMFKACLDWVLNNQTEEGYWGECDSHGNPTIESLPATLACVIALKKWNVGNKNIERGLDFVHGNAEKHLGVTHDHFPRWFTIVFPGMIELALKAGLELAFPSQLNELLSDIFHQRQRILETEELVDSQYPPLLSYIEALPSSYDISGEDITMNLSGDGSLFQSPAATARAFMATGKEECLGYLESLVRRCADGVPPTYPMDEELIKLCVVNQLQRLGLADHFTHEIEANLAQLYRNYNSQESQAKPSSNPVSAIQLHKDSLAFRLLRMHGYSVSPWQFFWFLKNQEVRARIEKDYEYFSSAMLNVYRATDFMFPGEYELEEARSFSRKVIEKVLSKGTRDNKDNFRSINLEKMMEHELRHPWIARLDHLEHRTWIEDRNSNILWVGKAFLHRLSPLLTEKLMQLAVADYEFRQFIYRNELEEVKRWSKSRGLSDMGFGREKTTYCYFAIASSIPLPYDSDIRVMIAKSAIVVTVADDFYDMEGSLDELNSLTDAIGRWDASELTGHSKTIFDALDDLVREIVAKVLQHQGTDITIFLQQIWYETFASWLVEAKWSRGGFLPSIDEYLRTGMISIAAHTIILPASFLSNPSLIDCKVRPGEYEAVTKLLMLIPRLLNDIQSYQKEQEEGKMNCVLLYLKENPGADIEDSTAYVREILDKKWGELLQHVLMDGFGDLPKPCKLLHLSCVKVFQMFFHSRNRFDSNTEMRQDIQKAIYVPLNVGTSKPLIPPQKEDQAINSLSGQPSKYEISQIEQASS; encoded by the exons ATGGAACTCTTGCATGTTTCAATTCAAGCTATAGTTAAAGACGTAAAGGAAGAGATGTCGTTGGAGATCGATCCTTACTCATTTGTTTCCCCTTCTGCTTATGACACTGCTTGGTTGGCAATGATTAATCCTGCTGCAGATTCCAACCAGCCACTTTCATCACCCATGTTCAAGGCTTGCTTGGATTGGGTGCTGAATAACCAGACAGAAGAAGGGTATTGGGGGGAGTGTGACTCCCATGGCAATCCCACCATCGAGTCTCTGCCTGCTACTTTGGCTTGTGTAATTGCACTCAAAAAGTGGAATGTGgggaataaaaatatagagcGAG GATTGGACTTTGTTCATGGAAACGCCGAGAAGCACCTTGGAGTAACTCACGACCACTTTCCCCGTTGGTTTACAATTGTTTTCCCTGGGATGATTGAACTTGCGCTTAAAGCTGGGCTAGAGCTTGCCTTCCCTTCCCAGTTAAACGAACTGTTGTCAGACATATTCCACCAACGGCAAAGGATCCTTGAAAC CGAGGAACTTGTTGACAGTCAATATCCTCCATTGTTATCATATATTGAAGCGCTGCCTTCGTCGTATGATATCAGCGGAGAAGACATAACCATGAACTTGAGTGGTGATGGCTCACTGTTCCAATCTCCCGCTGCCACTGCGCGGGCTTTCATGGCTACTGGAAAAGAAGAGTGCTTAGGTTATCTGGAATCTCTTGTTCGAAGATGTGCTGATGGAG TTCCACCAACTTATCCCATGGATGAAGAGCTAATAAAGCTTTGTGTGGTCAATCAACTACAAAGATTGGGGTTAGCTGACCATTTCACACATGAGATTGAAGCCAATTTGGCCCAGCTTTACCG GAATTACAACAGCCAAGAGTCGCAGGCAAAACCAAGCAGCAATCCAGTTAGTGCAATCCAGCTGCACAAAGACTCTTTAGCGTTTCGGCTCCTTCGCATGCATGGTTATAGCGTATCACCTT GGCAGTTCTTTTGGTTCTTGAAAAATCAAGAAGTTCGAGCTCGTATTGAAAAAGATTATGAATACTTTTCAAGCGCAATGCTCAACGTTTACAGAGCAACAGATTTTATGTTTCCAGGAGAGTATGAACTCGAGGAGGCCAGATCATTTTCTCGGAAAGTGATAGAGAAAGTATTATCCAAGGGGACTAGAGACAATAAGGACAACTTTAGATCTATCAACCTTGAGAAAATG ATGGAGCATGAGCTGAGACATCCTTGGATCGCTCGACTGGATCATTTGGAACATAGAACCTGGATTGAAGATAGAAACAGCAACATTTTGTGGGTAGGCAAGGCCTTCTTGCACAG GTTGTCACCCCTTTTAACTGAGAAGCTAATGCAACTTGCAGTGGCAGATTATGAGTTTCGGCAGTTTATATACAGGAATGAGTTGGAGGAAGTgaaaag GTGGTCAAAGAGCAGGGGTCTCAGCGATATGGGATTTGGTCGAGAGAAAACTACATATTGTTACTTTGCCATTGCCTCCAGCATTCCACTACCATATGACTCTGATATACGGGTGATGATTGCAAAAAGTGCAATTGTGGTAACAGTTGCTGATGATTTTTATGATATGGAAGGTTCTTTAGATGAGTTGAATAGCCTCACTGATGCAATCGGAAG ATGGGACGCTAGTGAATTGACTGGCCATAGTAAGACTATCTTTGATGCCCTTGATGATCTCGTTAGAGAAATTGTAGCAAAAGTTCTCCAACACCAGGGAACTGATATAACAATTTTTCTGCAGCAGATA TGGTATGAAACATTTGCTTCATGGCTTGTGGAAGCAAAGTGGAGCAGGGGAGGATTTCTTCCATCAATTGATGAATACCTTAGAACTGGAATGATATCCATTGCTGCACATACCATAATTCTTCCTGCTTCATTTCTATCGAACCCAAGCTTAATAGATTGCAAAGTCAGGCCAGGTGAATATGAGGCTGTTACCAAATTGCTGATGCTTATACCCCGTTTATTGAATGACATACAGAGCTATCAG AAGGAACAAGAAGAGGGGAAAATGAACTGTGTATTACTCTATTTGAAAGAAAATCCGGGAGCAGACATTGAAGATTCAACAGCCTATGTTCGAGAAATACTTGACAAGAAGTGGGGAGAGTTGCTCCAGCATGTTCTGATGGATGGATTCGGAGATTTGCCCAAACCATGCAAGCTTCTCCATTTATCATGCGTGAAAGTGTTTCAGATGTTCTTCCACTCCCGCAACAGATTTGATTCCAACACGGAGATGCGTCAGGACATCCAAAAGGCAATCTACGTCCCTCTAAATGTTGGAACCTCAAAACCGTTGATACCTCCTCAGAAGGAAGATCAAGCAATCAACTCCCTCTCTGGTCAGCCTTCCAAATATGAAATATCACAGATCGAGCAAGCTAGTTCTTGA